From the genome of Streptomyces spinoverrucosus:
TCGACAGGTCGACGTATCGCCGCAAGACCGACCCGGACACCCTCGCCGCCCTGCTGCGCGAGGTCGGCGCCGAGGACGCGTACGTGGTCCCCGAAGGCGGCAGTAACTCAGCGGCCGTACGCGGCTGCCGGGCTCTCGGCGAGGAGCTGCGCGGGCAGGCGGACGTCGTCGCGATCGCCTGCGGAACGGGCGGCACCCTTGCGGGGCTGGCGGCGGGGCTGGGCCCGGGGCAGCGGGCGCTGGGGATACCGGTGCTCAAGGGCGGCTTCCTGCCCGCCGACATACGGCACCTCCAGGCGGCCGCCTTCGGCGGGCCGCGCGGCGACTGGCACCTAGACGACCGCTTCCACTTCGGCGGCTACGCCCGCACCACCGACGAACTCGACTCCTTCGCCGCGGACTTCGAGAACCGGCACGGGCTGCCCGTCGAGCGTCTGTATGTCGCCAAAATGCTGTACGGACTTGCCGCCCTGGCCGAGGAGGGCGCCTTCGCGCGCGGGAGCACGGTCGCGGCCGTCGTCACCGGCCGGCCCTTTCCCTGAACCCGCTCAGGTCGTTTCCCGGTACGCCGCCGCCTCCTCCAGATCCAGCCGGCGCAGCAGCGTCCGCAGCATCTCGTCGTCGATATACCGACCGTCGCGCAGCTTCACGAACACCTCGCGCTCGGCGCTGATCATCTCGCGGGCGAGGCGGCGGTAGGTGTCGTCGGCGGTCTCGCCGGTGATGGGGTTGGGCTGGCCGAGGCGTTCCCAGACGGCGTTGCGGCGGCGTTCCAACACCGCGCGCAGCCGGGCGGCGAGCGGCTCGGGCAGGGCGTTGCGCTCGTCGGCGAGGAGTTCGTCGAGGCGCTGCTCGGCGACGCGGGACGCCTGGGCCTGGGCGTTGCCCTCGGCGAGTGTCTCGGCCTGGACGTCCCGGCCGGGCAGTTTCAGCAGCCGGATCAGCGGGGGCAGGCTGAGGCCCTGGAACACGAGGGTGCCGATGACCGTGGTGAAGGTCAGAAAGAGAATCAGGTTGCGGCCGGGGAAGGGCTCGCC
Proteins encoded in this window:
- a CDS encoding 1-aminocyclopropane-1-carboxylate deaminase/D-cysteine desulfhydrase produces the protein MTSPDTLATLHPRLPSPVREAHDDRFARRGVRLLLKRDDLIHPDLIGNKWRKLAPNLTAAHGRTILTFGGAYSNHLRATAAAGRLLGLATVGVVRGQELADRPLNPCLARCAADGMLLQFVDRSTYRRKTDPDTLAALLREVGAEDAYVVPEGGSNSAAVRGCRALGEELRGQADVVAIACGTGGTLAGLAAGLGPGQRALGIPVLKGGFLPADIRHLQAAAFGGPRGDWHLDDRFHFGGYARTTDELDSFAADFENRHGLPVERLYVAKMLYGLAALAEEGAFARGSTVAAVVTGRPFP